CAGCGCCACCGCCAGGTTCAACCCCGTCTGCCCGCCCACCGTCGGCAGCAGTGCGTCCGGGCGTTCGCGGTCTATCACCCGCTCCAGATACTCGACCGTCAACGGCTCAAGGTACACCCGCTCCGCCGTCTCCGGGTCGGTCATGATCGTGGCGGGGTTGCTGTTCACCAGCACCACCGTGTACCCCTCCTCGCGCAGCGCCTTGCACGCCTGCGTGCCGGAGTAGTCAAACTCGCAGGCCTGGCCGATCACAATCGGGCCGGAACCGATGAGCAGTATCTTTTTGATGTCGGTGCGCTTCGGCATGGTGAACTCATCCCGGGGACGGAACCGCCCCCCTTGTTGAGGCTGTCCGCGCCGGAGGGCCGGCGCGGGCCGTTTCATCGCCGCGCGTGCGCGGCCTAGTACGTGATTTCCAGAACGCGCAGGGGAAGGTCGCCCGCTGGAACGCTGGCGACCGTTTCCTCGCCCTCGGCGCGCCCCATGAGCGCCCTGCCAAACGGCGAATTGGTGGAGATTTTCCCCGAGGCCAGGTCCGCCTCGACGGGACTCACCAGTTGATAGGTGGTCTCCCTGCCGGTCTTCAGGTTCAGCACCCTGACCGTGGCGCCCACATAGGCCTTGCTCATGTCCACCCCGTCCCGGTCCAGCACAACCGAGCGGGTAATCTTGTCCTCAAGGTCGCGGATTCTGGCGTGCAGCATGGCCTGCTGCTCTTTGGCGGAATGGTATTCGGCGTTCTCGCTGAGATCGCCCAGGCCGCGCGCGTGCTCGATGGCCGCGGCCACCACCATGCGGCGCTCGTTCAGGGCGGTCAGTTCGGCCTTCATCTTGTCCAGGCCGTCCGCCGACACATACAGTTTGTCCATCGCGGTTCCGCTCCGTCCGGCTAAAAAAATCGCCGCCACACCCCGTGTCGGCGGCTCTTTGCCCTGGCCGAAAGTATACCAAAACCGCCCCCCCCAAAGGAAGCGGCGGCGTGTTTTCGAATGCGGCGCCCCGGCGCGGCCTCCGCGCAGAAGACCGCGCCATGCGCCGGCGCCCCCTGAAAAGGAGGCCTATTTCCCCTGCACCGCCGTCTCCAACTGTTTTCCTATGCGCTCTTTGACCGCGCCGTCCTCGACGATGCCGAGGGCCTTTGCCAGCACCGCGAGAGTGCCCGGGTCGGACAGGCCCTTGTCCCGGTCGCTCTTCATGCAGGCGATGTCCGCCAGCGCGGCGGCGGCGTCCTGCGCCACCTCCGCATCGTCCAGCAGCACTGCGGCGGCCGCCGCCGCGGCGGCCGTGCGCCGGGACGCCAGGGCCTGAAGGACCTGCCGTTTCTCTTCCGCCGTGCGCAGGGCGTTGCCCGCGCTGAGCCCCGACATGGCGGCGGCCACCGGGGTTTCCTCAGTGGCGCGGGAGAACTGGCGGCAGACGCCCGCCAGGGCGGCGTCGCGGATGGCGCCCGCCTCCAACGCGCCGGTCATGCGGGCCAGTTCGGAGAGCGCCGCGCCGTCCTTGTGCTCGCCCAGCAGTTGCAGGACCTCCACACGGACGGCCTCCGGACGGGCGGCGTTCTCCGCCACACCGGCGGCCAGGGTTTTCGGCGCGTTGGCCGGGTCAAGGTCGAGAAGCAGGCGAATCAGGCGCCCCGCGCCCGCCGCGTCCGCCTTGTCCAAGTCCGCTGTCACCGTGCCTGAAAACGCGGCGGTGTCCGCCGCGTCCGCGCGCCCGCCGGTCTGCACCAGCGCGTTGCGCGCGGCCTTCTCCACGCCGTCGCCGCCCGCCGCCTTCAGAACGGCGTAGAGCCGGGGCATGCGCCCGGCGTCCGCCGTGGCGGCCAGCATGTTCAGCGCGGCGATGCGGACGGGCTCGTCCGCGCTGTCAAGCAGTTTCTCCGCCTTGTCCGCGTGCTCTTCGGCTTTGCGCGACTCGAGCATGCCCAGCAGGACAGCCTGCTCG
The genomic region above belongs to Candidatus Hydrogenedentota bacterium and contains:
- the greA gene encoding transcription elongation factor GreA; the protein is MDKLYVSADGLDKMKAELTALNERRMVVAAAIEHARGLGDLSENAEYHSAKEQQAMLHARIRDLEDKITRSVVLDRDGVDMSKAYVGATVRVLNLKTGRETTYQLVSPVEADLASGKISTNSPFGRALMGRAEGEETVASVPAGDLPLRVLEITY